TATCCCGAAGAGTGGATGCGCTTGCGTAGGGTGTTTGTGGATAAGTACCGGATGAAAGTTGATTCGGAAGAAGAGAAGGCAGTGGTAGAGCTCCTTCGACAGTTGGTCGATGGAGGCCGTCTGGGGGATGAAAAATATGTAGGGGCTAAGATGGCCCGGGAGTGCTTACAATATTTTGACAAAAGATGAGAACACAAATTAAAGAGGCAATTGCCCAATTGGAGACCGATGAGGACATCAAAGTGCTGTTTGCGGTAGAGTCGGGCAGTCGTGCCTGGGGCTTTGCTTCACGGGACAGTGACTGGGATGTGCGCTTTGTTTATATCCGCAGACCAGCGTGGTACCTGTCCATAGTGGCCGGGCGAGACACGATCGAAAGAATGCTGCCCGATGACTTGGATATGGCAGGATGGGATTTGCAAAAGGCCCTATTGCTCTTTCATAAATCAAACCCCTCGTTGATCGAATGGATCAAAAGTCCCATCGTGTATTGGGAGCAGTACGGTACCATGGATCGGCTCAGGGAGCTAGCCGCAGACTATTTTAGTCCCAAGGCCAGTATGTACCACTATTTGCACATGGCTGAGCGGCATTACGATGATTATCTGCAGGGGGATAGCGTAAAACTCAAAAAGTATTTCTATGCACTGCGCCCGATACTGGCCTGTCGCTGGATCGAGCAGCGAGGCAGTTCTGTGCCGATGGAGTTTGAGCAGTTGGTGGAGGATCAGGTGTCAGATCCGAAATTGAAGCAAGTCATCGCCGAACTCCTCGAACGAAAGATGGCAGGAGACGAGCTCGATCGGGCAGAGCCTATTCCTGTTCTTCAGAACTTTA
The DNA window shown above is from Reichenbachiella sp. 5M10 and carries:
- a CDS encoding nucleotidyltransferase domain-containing protein; amino-acid sequence: MRTQIKEAIAQLETDEDIKVLFAVESGSRAWGFASRDSDWDVRFVYIRRPAWYLSIVAGRDTIERMLPDDLDMAGWDLQKALLLFHKSNPSLIEWIKSPIVYWEQYGTMDRLRELAADYFSPKASMYHYLHMAERHYDDYLQGDSVKLKKYFYALRPILACRWIEQRGSSVPMEFEQLVEDQVSDPKLKQVIAELLERKMAGDELDRAEPIPVLQNFISSEIARLNGLDTHEFKAHDVQTLDQLFYQSLTEVWGLKLNA